Within Myxococcales bacterium, the genomic segment CGATTGACGAGCTCCTTGAGTTCCTTGCCCATCTTAAAGTGCGGCAGACGCTTCTTCGGCACGTGTCGAGCGTCCCCGGTCTTTGGATTTCTGCCCGTGTATGAATCGTACTCCCGCACGGTAAAGCTGCCAAAGCCGCGAATTTCGATCCCATCCCCGCGCTCGAGTGTGGCGGTCATGGTGTCGAGCACGCAGTTGACGACCATCTCGGCCCGACTACGGGTGAGATTCGCTTTTTGAGCTATAGCCTCAATGAGCTCAGATTTTGTCATAGGGCAAAATAGGACCGCCTTTCACTCTAGGCGAAGGAGCAGAAAAGTCAATAAGAAAATCAGTCACTTGCCGTTACTGGGTTTCCCGTTCGCAATTGGTTACTATGGCGTTTCCGAGGTGACCATGCATCCATCCGAGCCCGGCCAGGCGAATCATCCCTCCCCTTCTGATACTGACTTGGACGAACGTCAGGCCCTCAGAGGGATCCGGCGTCGCATCTCCTATGTTGCTGTAATTGCAACTGTTTTTTCTATTTTCGCCGCGGCGATCGTGGGCTATCTTTTTTTGGCACAGCGCCACGGTATCGAGGAGGCCCGCGCCTCCTATGCAAGGGCGCAACAGGCCGAGAGCACCGAAGCCTTTTTGGCTCAAGCCCGCGAACTTTTGCCGCGCACGGATTACGACGAACTTGAGGTCGAGATCATCGGTAAGCTGGGCCAATACCGGGACGCTGAGTCTGTGCCGCTTCTCATCGAGGCGCTCAGGGAAGCAGGCGTTGTGCGCCGCGCGGCGGCTTTGGCGCTCGCCTCCATAGGGCTCCCAAAAGCTCAGACGGCGAAGCCTGCACTCTTGGCCGTGCTCGATGATACTGATGCCCGCGATCGGGCGCAGGTGGTGTGGGCCCTTGCCGTACTGAGAGAGCGCGCGGCTGCACCTGCCATCATCGAAGCGTTCAGCAAGGGTATGTTGCAGGCCCAGGCCGGGTTTGAGCCCAAAGTCGTGGTGGACGCCGTCGGCGTCGGCACACTGAGCACGGCTGAACTCTTGGACAGCCCAGAGCCCGGGGTTCGCCTGCTGGTCGCGCAGGCGTTGGCTCAAGAGGGTTCGGCAGACGTGGTCGAGCCGCTCAAGCGCTTGCTAAAGAACGAACTTGCGAGAACGCCAGCGACTCAATCCCAAGAAGTGATCCGGCAGTCTCTCGCGGGGCTTGGGCGCACTCGGCAACCCGCTGCTGTGACCCTGTTCTTTGAGGTGTTGAACACGCATCCCGGTCAAAGGGCGGGTGTACTTGAATTGATTCGCAAGTCCACCGCCGCAAGGGGGTTGATCGCGCTCATCGATCGCGCTCCCGATCTCGATGCGCGCCAGCAACTGGTACGCATGCTTGCTGCAACGCACGATCCGTTTGCTAAAAGCGCGTTGGCTGGCTTGGTGAACCATACGGACGCCAAAGTCCGGACTTACGCAGCCGTGGGCCTCGCCGAATTAGGAGATGACCGCGGCATCCCCGTCCTCATCGCGCTCGCAGGCGGCGATAACGATAACTTGGCGATGGAAGCACTCGATCATCTTCGTGCATTGCGCAGCCCGACCGCCGCGCAGCCTTTGATGCGCCTCATCGCTCAACAGCCCGGGCGGCGCGCCAGCATACTACGCGCGCTGGGCGCCAGTGGCTCCTTAGCAGCCGGACCTCTCTTGCTCAAAGCACTCAAGGGCGATGACGTGGAGGCCGCGGCGTTGGCTTTGGGGGAGCTTCGCTTCGAGCCAGCGTTCGCGACACTGCTTCGCATGGTGAAGCGCCCAGCAGGCATTGATTTCACCCAGCCAAGCCGCAAGAGCGAGCAGGCCTATCGCAATCGGCTAGTTGCAATCCAAGCGTTGGGATTTTTTGGAAAGCCGGCGGCTCTGCCAGAACTTCAGATCGTGATAGAAGATACTACCGATGACGCCCGATTGAGGGACGTTGCAGGTCGGATGGTGGCTCATGTCGCAGAGCCGGAATTCGGACAGAATCTTGTGGCCAAGGTGCGTGATACGGCTCTCGATGAACGCGCGCGCGTTTTCTACGCCCAGGCCTTTTGGCAGCGCCCCATGCCTCCTCTGGCCCCGGCCCTTTTATCCATGATGAGTGATGTCTCCCTGCCTGCCGAGATCCGGCGCGCTGCCGCGCTGGGGATGGGCTACATCGGCGACTCGTCGCACGACGCCAAGGTGGCGGCAATGTTGGAACATGATGGTACACGGGAAGCGGCATCGTTTGCAGCTGTGCTTGGAGGGGACGAAGTCACCGGACGAAAGTTGTTGGACGTGCTGATCGGCGATCGCTCAACGCTCGAATCATTGGAAGACGCGTTCTTAGAGGAAAACTCAGACTGGTTTGCTGTGCTTCCTAAAAATAGCACGGCGCAGATTCTGCGGAGACTCCGGGTGGCAAACATTTTGCGTGAAGGAAAAGGGGCGCAGCGTTTTGGTTTCGCGTGGGCCTATTTTACCGGCCGCCTTAAGGCAGGTTGGCCAGCGCCGTTTGGTATGGACGCGCGGACCGCGCGCCGAGTGCTCTTCGATGCGCTCAACGGCCATGAGAAGGAAGAAAGCCTGCTCGCAGCCCAAGCGCTCAATGCGATGGGTGAACGGGGGCTCTTGCTGAGGGCGCGCGATGGCGGGGGCGAGGGGGCCGAAGTCGCTCGGCGTATACTTTATATGCGACCCTTGTGATCGAGCGCATGCGAAAGATCATCGAGCAGGTCTTGGGTTGCTTCAAGTCCCACTGAAAAGCGTACCAAATTATCGGGGATTCCGAGTGCCGCCCGCTGCTCGGGCGTTTGGTCGAAGTAGCTCATCAACGCCGGCTGCTCGATCAATGACTCCGGGCCACCAAAACTTGGCGCAATCTGTGGAATCGAGAGCCTATCGATAAAGGCTGATGTTGCCGGTCCGTCGCCCTTATGCGTGAATGCGATAACACCGCCATAGCCCTGCATCAAGCGCGCGGCAACCGTATGATGGGGATGTGACGGTAGGCCTGGGTACCATACCTGCTCGATGTGACGGTGCGATTCGAGCATTTCTGCGATGGCATGCGCCGCCTGGTTGTGCTGAGAAACGCGCACGCTGAGCGTCTTGAGGCCGCGATGCACCAAAAACGCCGCATGCGGATCGCACACCGCCCCGAGAACGTCCCTGACATCCTTAGCGAGGGAAATTAATCCTGGATGTCCGGCGAGCACACCCGCCAACACATCGTTGTGCCCTGCGAGGTACTTGCTGGCACTATGCACCACGAGGTCGACGCCGTAAGCCAGCGGTCGAAGGTTTATTGGCGTCGCAAACGTGGAATCGATCACGGTCCGGACTCGGGCTGTCTTACAAATGTCTAC encodes:
- a CDS encoding integration host factor subunit beta, with product MTKSELIEAIAQKANLTRSRAEMVVNCVLDTMTATLERGDGIEIRGFGSFTVREYDSYTGRNPKTGDARHVPKKRLPHFKMGKELKELVNRGFLRERAQKQGE
- a CDS encoding HEAT repeat domain-containing protein, translating into MHPSEPGQANHPSPSDTDLDERQALRGIRRRISYVAVIATVFSIFAAAIVGYLFLAQRHGIEEARASYARAQQAESTEAFLAQARELLPRTDYDELEVEIIGKLGQYRDAESVPLLIEALREAGVVRRAAALALASIGLPKAQTAKPALLAVLDDTDARDRAQVVWALAVLRERAAAPAIIEAFSKGMLQAQAGFEPKVVVDAVGVGTLSTAELLDSPEPGVRLLVAQALAQEGSADVVEPLKRLLKNELARTPATQSQEVIRQSLAGLGRTRQPAAVTLFFEVLNTHPGQRAGVLELIRKSTAARGLIALIDRAPDLDARQQLVRMLAATHDPFAKSALAGLVNHTDAKVRTYAAVGLAELGDDRGIPVLIALAGGDNDNLAMEALDHLRALRSPTAAQPLMRLIAQQPGRRASILRALGASGSLAAGPLLLKALKGDDVEAAALALGELRFEPAFATLLRMVKRPAGIDFTQPSRKSEQAYRNRLVAIQALGFFGKPAALPELQIVIEDTTDDARLRDVAGRMVAHVAEPEFGQNLVAKVRDTALDERARVFYAQAFWQRPMPPLAPALLSMMSDVSLPAEIRRAAALGMGYIGDSSHDAKVAAMLEHDGTREAASFAAVLGGDEVTGRKLLDVLIGDRSTLESLEDAFLEENSDWFAVLPKNSTAQILRRLRVANILREGKGAQRFGFAWAYFTGRLKAGWPAPFGMDARTARRVLFDALNGHEKEESLLAAQALNAMGERGLLLRARDGGGEGAEVARRILYMRPL
- a CDS encoding aminotransferase class I/II-fold pyridoxal phosphate-dependent enzyme; translation: MSSHKSTRGLPTLAVHGSVPTRHPYNALTAPVALTSTYSFKDTAELVAYMEGRLEREEYGRYGNPTVRVLEDQVAALEGASAALAFSSGMAAMTSILFALCRQGAHVVLFADCYRRSRQFVIDFLGRFGVRHTLLGSSDLGSLKDAIQPETVAVIGEIPTNPYLSVLDLERLVDICKTARVRTVIDSTFATPINLRPLAYGVDLVVHSASKYLAGHNDVLAGVLAGHPGLISLAKDVRDVLGAVCDPHAAFLVHRGLKTLSVRVSQHNQAAHAIAEMLESHRHIEQVWYPGLPSHPHHTVAARLMQGYGGVIAFTHKGDGPATSAFIDRLSIPQIAPSFGGPESLIEQPALMSYFDQTPEQRAALGIPDNLVRFSVGLEATQDLLDDLSHALDHKGRI